In Uranotaenia lowii strain MFRU-FL chromosome 2, ASM2978415v1, whole genome shotgun sequence, one genomic interval encodes:
- the LOC129745891 gene encoding CDK5RAP3-like protein — protein sequence MNEADIPIDIHAGKLLDWLVSRRIVDKNWHLNVRDVRSKISNALTDMPAHDGLVQLLKGAHINYFHCQQIIDILKTTEADSRNVFGRYGSQRMKDWQEIVKLYEKDCLYLAEAAQILVRNINFEIPGTRKQIKSFEQLGEESDKKIVDLERSEIVILGEYQSLCKQLGILGENVRKELVEKVGELPEMYRTIATSVPPLKKALKLYGAFLSNDACLPILRHVSSAGNTTVYEFLYSEPPLSIEEPPVKFSLKDTSEENSGGIDFGNDGAIDFGEAEIDFGADTGEINLEVGDIDWGAGEDVPAGNGNEIDFNISLEESGIVVEGDGNAGGVAKGDEAYTIFDSPSYRDKFLNELLELEAFLKMRLYELSTSDKVEILSLTMMDNFPDHDSKSLTEMLSFVDVVYSRINSQQIQHLHQIKHSPKFVDILTSKLKQKLIAVDKLKETVKLTKQKAISFRQQGVDLKPTLARIIEQTKILQQQIEKDISKRYKNRIVNLMGSNL from the exons ATGAAT GAAGCTGATATACCAATTGATATTCATGCCGGAAAGCTGTTGGATTGGTTGGTGTCGAGGAGAATTGTGGATAAAAATTGGCACTTGAATGTGAGAGATGTCCGCAGCAAAATAAGCAATGCCCTCACTGATATGCCAGCCCATGACGGGTTGGTGCAGCTATTGAAAGGCGCACACATCAACTACTTCCATTGCCAGCAGATCATCGACATTCTCAAGACGACGGAAGCGGATTCGCGTAATGTATTTGGTCGATACGGAAGTCAACGTATGAAAGACTGGCAGGAGATAGTAAAGCTGTACGAGAAGGATTGCTTGTACCTTGCCGAGGCTGCTCAAATCCTAGTAcggaatataaattttgaaattccagGCACTCGCAAGCAGATCAAAAGCTTTGAGCAGCTTGGCGAAGAATCAgacaaaaaaattgtagatttgGAACGATCAGAAATCGTCATCTTAGGAGAATATCAAAGCTTGTGCAAACAACTTGGAATCTTAGGAGAAAACGTTCGTAAAGAATTGGTGGAAAAAGTCGGAGAATTACCAGAAATGTACCGCACAATTGCTACCTCGGTTCCTCCTCTGAAGAAAGCTTTGAAGCTTTATGGAGCATTTCTGTCTAACGATGCATGTCTACCAATTCTAAGACACGTAAGCTCGGCTGGAAATACAACAGTCTATGAGTTTCTGTATTCCGAGCCACCTCTCTCGATCGAAGAACCTCCAGTTAAGTTCAGCTTAAAGGACACGTCGGAAGAAAACTCTGGAGGAATTGATTTCGGAAATGATGGTGCAATAGATTTTGGCGAAGCAGAAATAGATTTTGGCGCCGACACGGGTGAAATAAACTTGGAAGTAGGGGACATAGACTGGGGAGCAGGCGAAGATGTTCCAGCTGGAAACGGAAACGAAATCGATTTCAATATTTCTTTGGAAGAAAGTGGGATAGTGGTAGAGGGCGATGGAAATGCTGGAGGAGTGGCGAAGGGGGATGAGGCGTATACTATTTTCGATTCGCCTTCGTATCGGGACAAATTTTTAAACGAGCTGTTGGAGTTGGAAGCTTTTCTCAAAATGAGATTGTACGAACTGAGCACATCGGACAAAGTAGAAATTTTGTCTTTAACAATGATGGATAATTTTCCTGATCACGATAGCAAAAGCTTAACGGAGATGCTCTCGTTTGTGGACGTTGTCTATAGCAGAATTAACAGCCAGCAAATTCAACACTTGCATCAAATCAAACATTCGCCTAA ATTCGTCGATATCCTCACATCCAAACTAAAACAGAAGCTTATTGCCGTTGATAAGCTCAAGGAGACGGTCAAGCTTACCAAACAGAAGGCCATCAGCTTTCGGCAGCAGGGAGTAGATCTGAAACCCACTCTGGCTCGGATCATTGAACAAACGAAGATCCTGCAACAGCAAATCGAGAAGGACATTTCCAAACGGTATAAAAACCGAATTGTTAACCTAATGGGCTCTAACCTATGA